One Turneriella parva DSM 21527 genomic region harbors:
- a CDS encoding OmpA family protein: protein MKNSALLLALSLASFGALDAAPPKTDVVIETVDSVLLHVEYVTENDKASVVDVKAAIFPAALCEAKELPKYLPKGKFTGAVKLSTGDCSYIGKPFVTRSLTLAPTDIKKRYDTALLTLTKSGEKKQLPFYEKTGKDVRGFDFTAPPIEVAGEAPILGVRKFAKDETMDTMQTVDIGGDRKTLFPDLNPWHKWNTLDPRISLYYTPLLPTGDISILKFGVVGFTVENSIAVPELKFLPLKKYSLRLRGGINAGFHSFTQDLFQNGEAVSTGSITLIPVLAQLTLFYDLRPKGWGMTISPFFRLADGIIFSSVSTAVKPAYTSLLAAGAESSRSGSYIGHGFAAALGVEVRPDKWPVAFSVDGGYLNHSQDISGQYFMFNVGASWHYAVKPPEPKMIPIQYLGNKSVMLSLKGTVRTPDGKTLTGATIKLKAKGSTAVVKQVDSNDKGQYAMEIEPGLDYTLDAHKDGYANANVELPLMSNDKKTKDQDFILAELTYSLEGVNFKPDSDQLIKGADKAILELIKFLQANPEIRIEIGGHTAAAGTDDDSSRALSKKRAEAVRKFIIAKGINGDRLTSVGYGGSKPIADGKTDAGAKLNRRVEVRILVE from the coding sequence ATGAAAAACTCAGCTCTGCTTCTCGCATTATCATTGGCCTCATTTGGCGCATTGGACGCGGCACCGCCCAAAACCGACGTGGTGATTGAAACCGTCGATTCGGTTTTGCTGCACGTCGAATACGTCACCGAAAATGACAAGGCTTCGGTTGTCGATGTGAAAGCTGCGATATTTCCCGCTGCACTCTGCGAAGCAAAAGAGCTGCCGAAATACTTGCCCAAGGGAAAATTTACCGGGGCCGTAAAGCTTTCGACTGGGGATTGCAGCTATATCGGCAAACCTTTCGTGACGCGTTCGTTGACGCTCGCCCCGACCGATATCAAGAAACGTTATGACACGGCGCTCTTGACTCTGACAAAAAGCGGCGAAAAAAAGCAGTTGCCGTTTTACGAAAAGACGGGCAAAGACGTGCGGGGGTTCGATTTCACTGCGCCCCCGATCGAAGTTGCAGGCGAGGCCCCCATTCTCGGTGTGCGTAAGTTCGCAAAAGACGAAACAATGGACACTATGCAGACTGTCGATATCGGCGGTGACCGCAAGACACTTTTTCCCGATCTGAACCCTTGGCATAAATGGAACACGCTCGATCCGCGTATCAGCCTCTACTACACACCTCTCTTGCCTACGGGCGATATCAGTATTTTGAAATTCGGTGTCGTCGGCTTTACTGTTGAAAATTCAATCGCCGTACCTGAACTCAAATTTTTACCGCTAAAAAAATATAGCTTGCGTCTGCGCGGCGGTATCAATGCCGGTTTTCACAGTTTCACACAAGACCTTTTTCAGAACGGTGAGGCAGTCAGCACAGGTAGCATCACGCTGATTCCCGTGCTCGCGCAACTCACTCTCTTTTATGATCTGAGGCCAAAGGGCTGGGGTATGACGATTTCGCCGTTCTTTCGTCTCGCCGACGGCATCATTTTCAGTTCGGTCAGCACCGCGGTCAAGCCCGCGTACACCTCGCTATTGGCTGCGGGCGCTGAAAGTTCTCGCTCCGGCAGCTACATCGGGCATGGTTTTGCGGCTGCGCTCGGCGTTGAAGTTCGACCCGACAAATGGCCGGTCGCATTTTCTGTCGACGGCGGCTACCTGAATCACTCACAGGATATCAGCGGGCAATACTTCATGTTTAATGTCGGGGCTTCATGGCACTATGCGGTGAAACCACCCGAGCCGAAGATGATTCCGATTCAGTATCTCGGTAACAAGAGCGTGATGCTGAGCCTCAAGGGCACAGTGCGAACCCCCGACGGCAAGACGCTGACGGGCGCTACAATCAAACTGAAGGCGAAAGGCAGCACCGCAGTCGTGAAGCAGGTCGACTCGAACGACAAAGGTCAATACGCGATGGAGATCGAACCCGGCCTCGACTACACGCTCGACGCGCATAAAGATGGCTACGCGAATGCGAACGTCGAATTGCCTCTCATGTCGAACGACAAAAAGACCAAAGACCAGGATTTCATACTTGCTGAGCTAACTTACTCCCTCGAAGGTGTGAACTTCAAGCCAGACTCAGACCAGCTGATCAAGGGCGCCGACAAAGCGATTCTTGAACTCATCAAATTCTTGCAGGCGAACCCAGAAATTCGCATCGAAATCGGTGGCCACACCGCAGCGGCCGGCACCGACGACGACAGCTCGCGCGCCTTGTCTAAGAAGCGTGCCGAGGCTGTGCGTAAGTTTATCATTGCTAAGGGCATTAACGGTGATCGCCTGACCTCAGTGGGATATGGCGGCTCGAAACCCATTGCCGACGGCAAAACTGATGCCGGTGCTAAACTGAACCGGCGCGTTGAGGTGCGTATTCTCGTAGAATAG